The genomic window GAGATTGTCATTCATCTTCAAAGAACTACCATCTCTTTGTGAAAACCGTTGGCATCTACTAGGTGACGCTGCATACCCTTTGCGGGAGTGGTTGCTTACACCATACAGGGATTATGGACATTTGACCGAGGCGCAAAAGACTTATAATAAAACACATTCTGCGTGCCGTGTTCATGTTGAAAATGCATTTGGCATTCTTAAACAAAggtttaggcagttgattaggttGGATTTCTGGACAGTAGATAAGGTATCCAAGTTTGTAATGTCTTGCTGTGTACTACACAATCGATGCATTGATGGGGATGACTTGTGGGATGACAATTGCATACTTGAGGTGGAAAATGTTGTGGTTCCTTAGGATGGAAGAGGTGAAGCACAGTTGAGAAGGGCAGGGTAAGTGAAACGAGAAAGAATATGTTTCATTCTGCAAGATATGGACCATTGAATGAAGGAGTGAGGAGTGAGGGGCATGTCAACTATGTGGCggatgaaaagggaatggcaaaaTGATGTCAGTTGCAGTAAATAATAGGTGACAAAATTGTTTGTACAACTCTCCCAGCACACATTTTGTTTACAATCTACAAATATGAGTAGTTGTAGTTGCGAGGAATTTTTATACTGTTAGTGTTGTCGCACAAGAACAAGGTTTGCCTGTATATTGCAGTTGTAATGTGCAAATTTTGGTACAAAGGATTAAGAAGTAGGTATGTGaatcaaatt from Bacillus rossius redtenbacheri isolate Brsri chromosome 1, Brsri_v3, whole genome shotgun sequence includes these protein-coding regions:
- the LOC134527882 gene encoding putative nuclease HARBI1; this translates as MYQVFSVLSISVRASGFPGVIGCIDGTYIAVRTPVHKIMSTYVNRQDMTSITVQGVCDSKKKFTDVFVEPPSKIHDSRILRLSFIFKELPSLCENRWHLLGDAAYPLREWLLTPYRDYGHLTEAQKTYNKTHSACRVHVENAFGILKQRFRQLIRLDFWTVDKVSKFVMSCCVLHNRCIDGDDLWDDNCILEVENVVVP